A region of Pirellulaceae bacterium DNA encodes the following proteins:
- the clpP gene encoding ATP-dependent Clp endopeptidase proteolytic subunit ClpP, which produces MPLIPYVVEKSGREERVFDIYSRLLKDRIIFLGSQVNDEVANSLVAQLLFLQSEDPKADIHLYVNSPGGSVSAGLAIYDTMQFVTCDVATYCIGQAASMGAVLLAAGAAGKRHALPNARIMIHQPLAGMQGTAEEIMIHAKEFKNVKQRLNEILIKHTGQSIEKIEADTDRDRFMTATEAKEYNLIDQVIESIEGTKK; this is translated from the coding sequence ATGCCATTGATTCCCTACGTAGTCGAAAAAAGTGGTCGTGAAGAACGAGTGTTCGACATTTACAGTCGATTGCTCAAAGACCGCATTATCTTCCTGGGCTCCCAGGTCAACGACGAAGTTGCCAATTCATTGGTGGCCCAGTTGCTGTTCCTACAATCCGAGGATCCTAAGGCGGACATTCACTTGTATGTCAATTCGCCAGGTGGGAGCGTGAGCGCCGGCCTAGCGATCTATGACACGATGCAGTTTGTGACCTGCGATGTCGCAACTTATTGCATTGGACAAGCTGCCTCGATGGGTGCTGTCTTGTTGGCGGCTGGCGCTGCTGGTAAACGTCACGCGTTGCCAAATGCCCGTATCATGATTCACCAGCCCCTGGCAGGAATGCAAGGAACGGCGGAAGAAATCATGATCCATGCAAAAGAATTTAAAAATGTAAAACAGCGTCTCAATGAGATTCTGATCAAACATACTGGCCAATCGATCGAGAAAATTGAGGCGGACACCGATCGTGATCGCTTCATGACCGCGACAGAAGCCAAAGAATACAACTTGATCGATCAGGTCATCGAGAGTATTGAGGGAAC